DNA sequence from the Candidatus Binatia bacterium genome:
GTGCCGCCTCGGCGCCACCCGCGTTGCCCAGGTCACTGCCGCCGTACAATGCTGCATCGCTGTTGAGGATTTCTGTCCAGTATCCACCCCAGGGGACGCCGACCAGATACTTGTAGCGGGGCACCGGGGTGAAGTTGCAGGCGATCAGCAGCACGTCGTCGTGGGCTCGCGCGCGGCGCAGGAAGCTGAACACCCCCGTGTCGGCATCGTTGCAGTCGATCCATTCAAAGCCGCCGGGCTCGCAATCGAGCTGGTGCAGGGCGGGCTCTCCACGATACGCCGTGTTGAGGTCGCGCACCCAGCGCTGCAGGCCCTGATGCGGCGCGTACTGTAGCAGGTGCCAGTCCACACTCTCGTCGTGATTCCACTCGTGCCACTGCCCCACCTCGCCTCCCATGAACAGGAGCTTCTTGCCGGGCTGCATGTTCATGTAGCCGAGCAGCAGGCGCGCGTTGGCGAACTTCTGCCAGTCGTCGCCCGGCATCCTGCCGAGCAGGGAGCCCTTCCCGTGCACCACCTCGTCATGCGAGAGCGGGAGAACGAAGTTCTCCGTGAAGGCGTAGAGCATCCGGAAAGTAAGCTCCCCGTGATGGTACTTGCGATGCACGGGATCGTGGCTGAAGTAGACCAACGTATCGTGCATCCAACCCATGTCCCACTTCAGTCCAAAACCCAAGCCCCCGAGGTAGGTGGGCCGTGAGACCATTGACCACGCCGTGGATTCCTCCGCGATGGTGAGAATGTCCGGATACTCGGCATACACCTGCTCGTTGAAACGGCGCACGAAGTCCGCGGCTTCAAGGTTTTCATGGCCGCCGTAGCGGTTCGGAATCCACTGGCCCGGCTGGCGCGCGTAATCGAGGTAGAGCATCGAGGCGACCGCATCCACGCGCAGGCCGTCGAGGTGATACTTGTCGAACCAGAAGAGGGCATTGCTGAGCAGGAAATTGCTGACCTCGACGCGGCCGTAGTTGAACACGTAGGTTCCCCATTCCTGCTGCTCGCCCAGGCGCGGATCCTCATGCTCGTAGAGGTGCGTTCCGTCGAAGTACCCGAGCCCGTGGCCGTCCCGGGGAAAGTGCGCCGGCACCCAATCCATGATCACGCCGATGCCGTATTGATGCAGGGTGTCGATGAGGAACATCAAATCCTGCGGTGTGCCGAAGCGGCTGGTGGGGGCGAAGTAGCCGATGGTTTGGTAGCCCCAGGAGCCGTCGAATGGGTGCTCGCACAGCGGCAGAAACTCCACGTGCGTGTACCCCATGTCGTGCACATACTTCGCCAACACGGGTGCCACCTCGCGATAGCTGAGCCAGCGGTTGTCTTCTTCCGGCAGGCGCCGCCACGACCCGAGGTGGACTTCGTAAATCGCCACGGGCGCGTCCAAGGCTTGGGTCTTGCCGCGGGTAGACATCCAGGCCTGATCCCCCCACGCGTAGCCGGAGAGGTCCCAGACTTTGGAGGCACTCGCCGGACGAATCTCGCTGGCGAAGGCATACGGGTCGGCCTTTTCGGCCTCGTAACCGTGGTGTCGTGAGCGGATGAAGTACTTGTACAAGGCTCCTTTTCCAACCCCGGGGATGAAGCATTCCCACACCCCAGCCTGAGGCCGGAAAGTCATCGGATGAGTCCCGGGCCGCCACGCGTTGAAGTCACCGATGACCGAGACCTCGCGCGCGTTTGGGGCCCACACCGCAAAGTGGGTTCCCGGCTGCCCGTCCAATTCCGCCAGGTGCGCGCCGAGCTTGTTGTAGGTGCGGTAGTGCGTCCCTTCCGCCAGAAGGTGGAGATCGAAATCGGTCAAAAAAGGCGTGGTCACAGTGCGCTGCCTCCGTGCGGAGCCCTGGTCACGACATCGAGGCTGAGATGTTACGGGTACCCCGGCGCGTGCGCAAGGGTCGGGATGAATCAGGCAGTCCGAGGAATCAGAAGTGGAGCGTCACCTCAACACCGCCTCACCCACATCGACCCCAGGCCTGGGCGCCAGACCTTCGAGGGTGCGGCCGATCGCATCGGCGTCGAAGCCGAGCGGACTGATGATGCTGGTGGTGACGCCAGCCGCGACGTAAGCGGCGATGCGCTCGCGGCATTCCTCCAATGAGCCGAAAATGGAAATGCTGTCCACAAACCGATCCGTCATCCCTTTGCGTGTCAGCTCACGGTTGCCCGTGCGGAATCCTTCCGCGATGA
Encoded proteins:
- the glgB gene encoding 1,4-alpha-glucan branching protein GlgB is translated as MTTPFLTDFDLHLLAEGTHYRTYNKLGAHLAELDGQPGTHFAVWAPNAREVSVIGDFNAWRPGTHPMTFRPQAGVWECFIPGVGKGALYKYFIRSRHHGYEAEKADPYAFASEIRPASASKVWDLSGYAWGDQAWMSTRGKTQALDAPVAIYEVHLGSWRRLPEEDNRWLSYREVAPVLAKYVHDMGYTHVEFLPLCEHPFDGSWGYQTIGYFAPTSRFGTPQDLMFLIDTLHQYGIGVIMDWVPAHFPRDGHGLGYFDGTHLYEHEDPRLGEQQEWGTYVFNYGRVEVSNFLLSNALFWFDKYHLDGLRVDAVASMLYLDYARQPGQWIPNRYGGHENLEAADFVRRFNEQVYAEYPDILTIAEESTAWSMVSRPTYLGGLGFGLKWDMGWMHDTLVYFSHDPVHRKYHHGELTFRMLYAFTENFVLPLSHDEVVHGKGSLLGRMPGDDWQKFANARLLLGYMNMQPGKKLLFMGGEVGQWHEWNHDESVDWHLLQYAPHQGLQRWVRDLNTAYRGEPALHQLDCEPGGFEWIDCNDADTGVFSFLRRARAHDDVLLIACNFTPVPRYKYLVGVPWGGYWTEILNSDAALYGGSDLGNAGGAEAAPTSTHGRSHTLTITLPPLAMVVFRAPRQS